One stretch of Eretmochelys imbricata isolate rEreImb1 chromosome 1, rEreImb1.hap1, whole genome shotgun sequence DNA includes these proteins:
- the SIK1 gene encoding serine/threonine-protein kinase SIK1 → MVIMSDYTSVPTPNQAQRRPLRVGFYDIERTLGKGNFAVVKLARHRVTKTQVAIKIIDKTRLDPSNLEKIYREVQIMKLLNHPHIIKLYQVMETKDMLYIVTEFAKNGEMFDHLTSNGHLSESEARKKFWQILSAVEYCHSHHIVHRDLKTENLLLDASMNIKLADFGFGNFYKSGEPLSTWCGSPPYAAPEVFEGKEYEGPHLDIWSLGVVLYVLVCGSLPFDGPNLPTLRQRVLEGRFRIPYFMSQDCETLIRRMLVVDPTKRITIAQIKQHKWMQADPSLHQQQSLSFSMQNYNSNLGDYNEQVLGIMQTLGIDRRRTVESLQNSSYNHFAAIYYLLLERLKEYRNNQLSNRPVTGRQQRPRSSELSNIEMPQDSLASESLRSSLLYHQPQNLIQSSLQAEMDCDMNSPLQPVFFPVDPNFNGLFRNRSISPNSLLETTISEEVRQEKDLEEEIKAYNPLHLPSNTSRRHTLAEVTTHFYPCTPPCIVISSSTSPTEGTSSDSCLTSSSNNSSVALSSCLADQVMTGNPATARMTSPFLTSQSDTPGLQAQDCMGGASLLPVSFQEGRRASDTSLTQGLKAFRQQLRKNARAKGFLGLNKIKGFARQVCQSSSARAARSGMSPFQHSQQNTCMYSNGGSSREGRSLLEEVLQQQRMLQLQHHQLIQPTCHQPSRVSATHCVFSPDSTGTYKTSNSLLLSELRRENSFELAFGGNTQLLQPHLFGVSVSPVSSAAHLLDTQLYISSNVSPITTTNFSQQQNFSVPSPSYDAVTLQNGDCEMEDLTSSQLGKFVLVK, encoded by the exons AAGATTAGATCCAAGCAACCTGGAGAAAATTTACAGAGAGGTCCAGATAATGAAGCTTTTGAACCATCCCCACATTATCAAGCTGTATCAG GTTATGGAGACAAAGGATATGCTTTACATTGTTACTGAGTTTGcaaaaaatggagaaatgtttG ATCATTTGACTTCCAATGGACACTTGAGCGAGAGTGAAGCTCGAAAGAAGTTCTGgcagatcctttctgcagtggaaTACTGTCACAGCCATCACATAGTGCACAGGGATCTCAAAACTGAGAACCTTCTGTTAGATGCTAGCATGAATATCAAGTTAGCAG ACTTTGGATTTGGAAATTTCTACAAATCAGGGGAGCCCCTCTCCACTTGGTGCGGAAGCCCACCTTATGCAGCCCCTGAAGTTTTTGAAGGCAAGGAATACGAAGGACCTCACCTTGATATATGG AGCCTTGGTGTGGTGCTGTATGTCCTCGTTTGTGGCTCTCTGCCTTTTGATGGACCCAATTTACCAACTCTGAGACAAAGAGTGCTGGAGGGACGATTCCGCATCCCCTACTTCATGTCCCAAG ACTGTGAAACACTAATCCGACGGATGCTAGTTGTGGACCCAACTAAACGAATAACCATTGCCCAGATAAAGCAGCACAAGTGGATGCAAGCAGACCCTTCTCTCCATCAGCAGCAATCTTTGTCCTTCTCCATGCAGAACTACAACTCTAACCTGGGTGACTACAATGAGCAAGTCCTCGGGATCATGCAGACTCTTGGCATTGATAGGCGGAGAACAGTTGAG TCTCTACAAAACAGCAGCTACAACCATTTTGCTGCAATTTATTACCTTCTCCTGGAGCGCCTCAAGGAGTACCGAAACAACCAGTTGTCCAATCGTCCAGTGACTGGCCGTCAGCAAAGACCAAGGAGCTCTGAGCTCAGCAACATTGAG aTGCCTCAAGACAGCCTTGCAAGTGAATCCCTGAGATCATCTCTGCTTTACCATCAACCTCAGAACTTGATTCAGTCATCCTTGCAAGCAGAAATGGATTGTGACATGAACAGTCCATTACAG CCAGTATTCTTTCCTGTGGATCCCAACTTCAATGGTCTCTTCAGGAATCGCTCCATTTCTCCCAACAGTTTGCTAGAAACCACCATTAGTGAGGAGGTGAGGCAGGAGAAAGACCTGGAGGAGGAAATCAAGGCCTACAACCCTCTTCACCTCCCCAGCAACACCAGCAGGAGGCACACGCTGGCTGAAGTCACTACTCATTTCTATCCGTGTACCCCTCCAT GCATAGTCATTTCCTCTTCGACAAGCCCCACAGAAGGAACTAGTTCCGACAGCTGCCTCACCTCATCTTCAAACAACAGCTCAGTGGCTCTGAGCAGCTGTTTGGCAGATCAAGTAATGACTGGTAACCCAGCCACAGCCAGGATGACATCACCATTTCTGACTTCCCAATCTGACACTCCAGGGCTGCAAGCCCAGGACTGCATGGGAGGTGCTTCTCTGCTGCCTGTCAGCTTCCAGGAAGGAAGACGTGCATCTGATACCTCATTAACTCAAG GCTTGAAGGCATTTAGACAACAGTTACGAAAGAATGCTAGAGCCAAAGGTTTCCTTGGGCTGAACAAAATCAAGGGCTTTGCTCGCCAGGTGTGCCAGTCTTCATCCGCTCGGGCAGCACGCAGTGGCATGAGCCCTTTCCAGCATTCTCAGCAGAACACGTGCATGTACAGCAACGGAGGAAGCAGCAGAGAGGGCCGAAGCCTGCTAGAGGAGGTGTTGCAACAGCAGAG AATGCTCCAGTTACAGCATCACCAATTGATCCAGCCAACATGTCACCAGCCCTCTCGGGTGTCTGCCACACACTGCGTCTTCTCTCCTGACAGTACAGGCACTTACAAAACATCTAACTCTCTTCTGCTGTCAGAGCTACGAAGGGAGAACTCATTTGAGCTGGCATTTGGTGGCAACACCCAACTGCTCCAACCTCACCTCTTTGGAGTCAGTGTCTCACCAGTGTCTTCAGCTGCTCATCTTCTAGACACCCAACTGTACATCAGCAGCAATGTCTCTCCGATCACCACCACCAACTTCTCTCAGCAACAGAATTTCTCTGTGCCATCTCCGAGCTACGATGCTGTCACTTTGCAGAATGGGGACTGTGAAATGGAGGACCTCACTTCCAGCCAGCTGGGGAAATTTGTCCTGGTGAAATGA